From the Streptococcus hyointestinalis genome, the window ATCAACTATGTCGGACAAGCCTTCCAACGTGTAGCAGACGCTAGACAACGTCTTGGATAATTAAAAATAAGTAAAAAGGACTTAGCTTGCCGACTAGGTCCTTTTTCTTGTAAAAATATGCCAAAAACACGCATATTTTAAGGTTTTTTTAGACAATACTTGTACAAATATGGTAAATTCTCAAAGTAAGTTCTAGTTCCCGTCCTTCCAGAAGTTACTCTGAGAAAACTGCATAAAATCAACAGAATTTAGTCTCAGACTAAGTTCTTTTTTGACTAAAAATGCTGATAATAGTGAGTTTTAGGCCTGAAAATATTGAAAAAAGGGTACACTAAAGTTACTGGCTCTGAGACGTCTCAAAGTAAGTTCTAGTCATCTGGAATTTAGGACGGGACAAGTTCCTTTCTATTTTGAAATTATTTTCTGATAAAAACTAGCGATTATTTATCTAATAATCGAGGTGATTGGATGACGTTTTCAGGGTCAATTTTAGAGATACCGAGAAGTGTTGCCACTTTCTCACCGTAGGTAAAGGTAAAGAGTTCATAGGCTGATTTTCCGTTGAAAGAAGCTCGTTTGACGCTGTTGACATGTGAACAAACTAGGTTGATGTCATCCTGTGTCAAGTTATCGAAGCTAGTTCCTTTAGGGAGAATATCTCTGATAAGCGTGTGATTTTTCTCAATTCTCCCCTTCTGGTCAGAACGATTTGGGTCACAGAAGAAGAGTTTAGATTCTCCACGAACATCCATTTCGATATCGTCTACTCTAGCGAATTCACCGCCATTATCGGTCAGAATGACAGGGAATAGTTCGCAGAAGCTCATCTCTTTCTGGTGTAGGTCATTCTTGATAGCGTAGAGGTGTTTAGCGACCTCATTAGCTGTTTTATTATCCAGTAACCGAGCGAAAATAAAGTTGCAGTAGGAGAGGTTAAAAGTGAGAAGTACCTTTCCTCCAATCCTTCCAGTAACGGTGTCCATTTCCAGCCAGTAGCTGATATCATTCTTAGTAAGAAAGCCTTGGAAGTCCTCGTAAGACCGTCCTTCTCTAGCAGTTTTAGGAATGGGTTGGAGATTTCTGGTTCTCCGCTTTCTGAATTTCACGACACGGGGGAAATCAATAGGCTTTGTGGACAGATAGCCCTTTTCAAGGTATCTGTAGATAGAAGCTCTGGATGCCGAAAGTTCATTTGAGGCGATGATGTGGTTGAGGTGTTGTCCTTTTTTGATGGCAGAAGAGACAATCTCGTCCATGCGATAGAATTCTTCCTTGTTTAGGGCAACACCTGTTCTCGAATCTGAGAGCTTAGCTTCATAATCCAGCTGAGCTCTTTTTGCGTAGTAGAACTGTTTCTGGTATCCACAATTGCTTCTCTTTTTCGGACAGGCATTACAAACGTAAGGAGCCTTTTTGAGTAGAGGGCAGGCCTCACAATTGGATGTCACAGAATTTTCTTTAACCACTCGATTTCTGCGAACTTCTTTTGAGATTGTGGACGGGTCTTTACCTAGCTTAGTAGCGATAGCTGAGAAGGTTTTTAGCTGTTCGATTCCTATTTGAATATCGTTGCGATCAGAGAGAGTTAAGTGTTTGTTTTTCATTGTCAGTTACCAACTTGTCCCATAGTAAGTTCTACCTTATTTTTTTGTCTCAGTCTAATTTCCAGCTTTGGGGGTAGACTAGAACTTACTTTGAGAATTTTGGCTTGTACAAATATTCAGAATATAACACAATAAAACTTTTCTTTTAGGAACTTTTAAGGTATAATAAGGGTGTTCGTTATAACGTCTTTTTGAGACATTAAGAAAAAATTAACTATGAGGTGAAATGTTTATGACGAAAAAAACAAAATGGCTCGTCG encodes:
- a CDS encoding IS30 family transposase; its protein translation is MKNKHLTLSDRNDIQIGIEQLKTFSAIATKLGKDPSTISKEVRRNRVVKENSVTSNCEACPLLKKAPYVCNACPKKRSNCGYQKQFYYAKRAQLDYEAKLSDSRTGVALNKEEFYRMDEIVSSAIKKGQHLNHIIASNELSASRASIYRYLEKGYLSTKPIDFPRVVKFRKRRTRNLQPIPKTAREGRSYEDFQGFLTKNDISYWLEMDTVTGRIGGKVLLTFNLSYCNFIFARLLDNKTANEVAKHLYAIKNDLHQKEMSFCELFPVILTDNGGEFARVDDIEMDVRGESKLFFCDPNRSDQKGRIEKNHTLIRDILPKGTSFDNLTQDDINLVCSHVNSVKRASFNGKSAYELFTFTYGEKVATLLGISKIDPENVIQSPRLLDK